A stretch of Coccidioides posadasii str. Silveira chromosome 2, complete sequence DNA encodes these proteins:
- a CDS encoding uncharacterized protein (EggNog:ENOG410PIFM~COG:V~BUSCO:9489at33183): MACVALRPVIFSQGALPHLRFSAAAVASPLLHARHQHRSTSILSSYLVTPKELNDGLKKNARTKISTSPRVIPLCAAWFMPNDPEGRTGIESFKKKRIPQARYFDIDDVKDPNSPYPHMLPTKERFAEAMQSLGIRRDDEVVVYDTEELGLMSAPRVGWTLRYFGHPNVRILNNFRLWVRDGYPTESGEITQEERSNYQVDAYNPEMVVDFAEMKQIGEDYGKEGADSVQVLDARPAGRWAGKSPEPRPELSSGHMPGSVNVPFVELLDPETKTLLPEAELRKVLESKGVDPSRSIISSCGSGVTAAVIDLALHEAGYGNAESRRLYDGSWSEWAVRVSESSGLIRKEQ, translated from the exons ATGGCTTGTGTGGCTCTTCGACCTGTTATTTTCTCACAAGGCGCCCTTCCGCACCTTAGGTTCTCCGCCGCCGCCGTCGCCAGCCCGCTCCTCCACGCGAGACACCAACATCGCTCCACCTCCATTCTGTCATCCTACCTCGTCACGCCTAAGGAATTGAACGatggtctgaagaagaatgcGCGAACCAAAATCTCCACTTCGCCCCGGGTGATCCCCCTGTGTGCCGCGTGGTTCATGCCGAACGACCCAGAAGGCCGCACCGGGATCGAGTCGTTCAAGAAGAAGCGGATCCCCCAGGCGCGATACTTTGACATAGACGACGTCAAGGATCCTAACTCGCCGTATCCCCATATGTTACCGACGAAGGAGCGATTCGCGGAGGCAATGCAGTCACTAGGTATTCGCCGCGACGACGAGGTTGTGGTCTACGACACAGAggaactgggcttgatgaGTGCACCACGGGTAGGCTGGACGTTGAGATACTTTGGGCATCCCAATGTTCGCATTCTCAACAATTTTAGGTTGTGGGTTCGTGATGGGTATCCCACGGAGTCCGGTGAAATTACCCAGGAGGAGAGATCTAACTACCAGGTGGACGCTTACAATCCGGAGATGGTGGTTGACTTTGCAGAGATGAAACAGATTGGCGAGGATTACGGAAAGGAGGGCGCAGACAGCGTGCAGGTCCTTGACGCCCGGCCCGCCGGTCGCTGGGCGGGAAAAAGCCCTGAACCTCGCCCGGAGTTGTCTTCTGGGCATATGCCGGGTTCTGTAAACGTGCCTTTCGTGGAGCTGCTGGACCCTGAGACGAAGACTTTGTTGCCGGAGGCGGAATTGCGCAAGGTGCTCGAGTCAAAGGGAGTTGATCCCTCGAGGTCTATCATTTCGAGCTGTGGTTCGGGAGTGACGGCGGCAGTCATCGACCTTGCGCTGCACGAAGCTGGATACGGGAATGCGGAATCCCGACGGCTATATGATGGAAGCTGGTC GGAGTGGGCAGTTCGGGTTTCCGAGTCCAGTGGATTGATTCGCAAAGAGCAATAG
- the APC11 gene encoding ubiquitin-protein ligase Anaphase Promoting Complex (EggNog:ENOG410PQNC~COG:D,O), with protein sequence MKVTIKQWNAVATWRWDIPEEDVCGICRVQFDGTCPTCKYPGDDCTLLTGKCGHSFHMHCLLTWIGQESSKQLCPMCRKKFEWKQDGA encoded by the exons ATGAAGGTCACGATCAAGCAATGGAACGCAGTGGCCACATGGCGCTGGGACATACCTGAGGAAGATGTCTGCGGCATCTGTCGAGTGCAGTTCGACGGCACCTGTCCGACCTGCAAGTATCCCGGCGATGATTGCACGCTCC TGACTGGGAAATGCGGACATTCATTCCATATG CACTGTCTCCTGACTTGGATCGGGCAAGAATCCTCTAAGCAGCTCTGCCCCATGTGTAGAAAAA AATTTGAGTGGAAGCAGGACGGCGCATGA
- the CIN8 gene encoding kinesin motor protein cin8 (EggNog:ENOG410PFMI~COG:Z~BUSCO:696at33183): MAGTTRSQTARDPKTRAPPARVPLRAPTKKRLSTIQDRAGTPARPIRPSVPNSVRTNTSPGTQPSAGLKRKDREFEHEVPGDTNIHVVVRCRGRNNREVKENSGVIVSTEGIKGSTLELSMGPNAMANKTYNFDKVFSPAADQAILFEEVVVPILNEMLAGYNCTIFAYGQTGTGKTYTMSGDMTDTLGLLSDAAGIIPRVLYALFKRLEETENSVKCSFIELYNEDLRDLLSPEDNSKLKIYEDGAKKGHNGTMVQGMGESYIHSASDGIRLLQEGSHRRQVAATKCNDLSSRSHTVFTITAYIKRSTDKGEEFVSSGKLNLVDLAGSENIQRSGAENKRAAEAGLINKSLLTLGRVINALVDKSPHIPYRESKLTRLLQDSLGGRTKTCIIATISTSRSNLEETISTLDYAFRAKNIRNKPQINSTMSKKTLFREFTSEIEKLKSELIATRLRNGVYLSASSYEEMTVESESRRILTEEQRAKIESMEANLKNKVQELFTLTSNFNTLKRNNEATQTMLDETQDILQKTEIVLRNTEQSLEEEAMLREAHETTELELHEIGTDLISQLEQSASDVDGLHSKLRRRSQLHHLNKDTWESSTSQMLDIAKVVDDRMAAFQSEHHSRLEALSSRVESYVSEEVKMIALDRSLIDKSDTSLQAIEDDAKMRMLSNRDEMNDTLEEIKELREDVQEKVGEGLNGLSSAAARISGEVIHELQLFEGEFREMYQNLNDDFTAVFGSLVHHLQAQKEYVSDIRRELQEANQRALQASEEAASTLEMMLDEEKQNSERERAELMSQIQALLNSSAERQASRLRKNVSGVRTNMKDSRSALQQANVAYGREMDSWGEKDSRLMDEVLTSEKDLKSKLANTIDAFATRHSAIEDCTTAVHAETVRIVDEQKEDMRAQMQALDEFVARARSQNDDHHNSNLETLNNFALNVRGAHGEVRTHLEQLESRADEFLRAVDDEHQDMERVVSNLKPQVRQPLAELQSNIENTQMAEYRPTGDTPEKAQYNFAVKLPRTEAHDRLIRRLRGVKSPVKSPVKSPVKSPMKSPMKRTPLPLAPLTSPLGSRPSSPSKGLVYQDEDGLVESPNKPSSTFSGLKEIDVNISRPPISSVTSESALVAESDVDGSCKEIQPPPSKRRLSATLAAKANLMGDRRMIPRKVTRRNATTIGPGAALEGRENLLPSALGSGLSPVRRVRSGPQG, translated from the exons ATGGCCGGGACTACGCGGTCGCAAACCGCCAGAGATCCCAAAACGCGGGCTCCCCCTGCACGAGTACCACTCCGCGCACCGACAAAAAAGCGGTTATCGACAATCCAAGACAGAGCTGGGACGCCAGCGAGACCTATCCGACCTTCAGTACCTAACTCAGTACGTACAAACACGTCGCCCGGAACACAACCCAGTGCTGGATTAAAGCGGAAAGATCGGGAATTCGAACATGAAGTGCCTGGGGACACAAATATCCATGTGGTCGTTCGTTGTCGAGGGAGAAATAATAGGGAAGTTAAAGAAAACAGTGGCGTTATCGTCTCTACAGAGGGAATCAAGGGTTCCACCCTCGAGCTCTCGATGGGCCCCAATGCAATGGCAAACAAGACCTACAACTTCGATAAGGTTTTCTCTCCTGCGGCAGACCAAGCCATCTTGTTTGAGGAAGTAGTTGTGCCGATTCTCAACGAG ATGCTCGCAGGGTATAACTGTACTATTTTTGCATACGGACAAACCGGAACGGGAAAGACGTATACGATGTCTGGTGATATGACCGATACGCTTGGACTGTTGTCCGATGCTGCTGGTATAATTCCTCGTGTTCTCTATGCGCTGTTCAAGAGACTCGAAGAGACAGAAAATTCGGTAAAATGTTCCTTTATTGAACTATATAACGAGGATCTTCGAGACTTGCTTTCACCGGAGGATAATTCAAAACTAAAGATATACGAAGATGGAGCTAAGAAAGGACACAATGGCACCATGGTACAGGGAATGGGAGAATCCTATATTCACTCAGCGTCAGACGGTATCAGACTACTCCAAGAAGGCAGCCATCGTCGCCAGGTAGCGGCCACAAAATGTAACGATCTCAGCTCTCGTAGTCATACCGTGTTTACTATTACGGCTTATATCAAAAGATCCACCGACAAAGGCGAAGAATTTGTTAGCAGCGGAAAGCTGAACCTCGTGGATTTGGCTGGAAGTGAAAATATTCAACGAAGCGGCGCAGAAAACAAACGAGCAGCCGAAGCCGGGTTGATAAACAAGAGCTTACTTACTTTGGGTAGAGTAATCAATGCCCTGGTGGATAAAAGTCCACACATCCCATACAG GGAATCGAAACTTACCCGACTGCTCCAAGATTCGTTAGGTGGCAGAACGAAAACGTGTATCATTGCCACAATATCAACCTCTCGCAGCAACCTTGAAGAGACAATATCCACATTAGATTATGCGTTTAGGGCAAAGAATATTCGAAATAAGCCCCAAATAAACTCTACCATGTCCAAGAAGACATTATTCCGCGAATTCACTTCTGAGATAGAGAAGCTAAAGAGTGAACTGATTGCCACCAGGCTACGGAACGGTGTTTATCTTTCAGCAAGCTCATACGAAGAAATGACAGTGGAAAGTGAATCGCGTCGTATTTTAACAGAAGAGCAAAGGGCAAAAATTGAGAGCATGGAGGCGAATCTGAAAAATAAAGTCCAAGAACTGTTTACACTCACGAGTAACTTCAATACATTGAAAAGAAACAATGAAGCTACTCAAACAATGCTGGATGAAAcgcaagatattctgcagAAAACTGAGATTGTACTTCGAAATACCGAGCAGAGTCTGGAGGAGGAAGCCATGTTACGGGAGGCCCACGAGACCACCGAGCTCGAACTTCACGAAATCGGAACTGACCTTATATCGCAGCTGGAACAGTCGGCTTCAGACGTTGATGGTCTTCATTCTAAGTTACGGCGACGCTCCCAGCTTCATCATCTTAATAAAGACACGTGGGAATCTTCAACCAGCCAGATGTTGGATATCGCAAAAGTTGTTGATGATCGAATGGCTGCCTTCCAGTCAGAACACCATTCCCGCCTTGAAGCACTCTCGTCACGGGTGGAGAGCTATGTTTCTGAGGAGGTAAAAATGATTGCCCTGGATCGCTCCCTCATAGACAAATCGGATACATCCCTGCAAGCCATCGAAGACGATGCGAAAATGAGGATGTTGTCGAATCGAGATGAGATGAATGACACCCTTGAAGAGATAAAGGAATTGAGGGAAGATGTTCAGGAGAAGGTCGGGGAGGGTCTAAATGGCCTGTCTTCTGCTGCAGCGCGTATTTCGGGCGAAGTAATTCACGAACTTCAGCTGTTTGAGGGAGAG TTTCGTGAAATGTATCAGAATTTAAATGACGACTTTACCGCCGTGTTTGGATCACTTGTGCATCATCTTCAAGCCCAGAAAGAATACGTGAGTGATATTCGCCGGGAGTTACAGGAAGCAAATCAAAGGGCATTGCAAGCAAGCGAAGAAGCCGCATCTACGCTTGAGATGATGCTTgatgaagagaaacaaaaCTCCGAAAGAGAGCGGGCCGAGCTCATGTCGCAGATTCAGGCTCTTTTGAACTCATCCGCGGAGAGACAGGCCTCCAGGTTGAGAAAGAACGTCAGTGGTGTTAGAACCAACATGAAAGATTCGCGATCGGCACTGCAGCAAGCCAATGTCGCATATGGAAGAGAGATGGACAGCTGGGGTGAGAAGGATAGTCGGCTAATGGACGAAGTACTGACCTCGGAGAAGGACTTGAAATCGAAGCTGGCCAATACCATAGAT GCATTCGCAACGAGACACTCCGCTATCGAGGACTGCACTACCGCCGTGCATGCAGAAACTGTGCGAATCGTCGACGAGCAGAAAGAGGATATGCGAGCACAAATGCAAGCGCTTGATGAGTTTGTGGCGCGTGCACGATCCCAGAATGATGACCATCATAACTCAAATCTTGAGACATTAAATAACTTTGCGTTGAATGTTCGGGGGGCACATGGTGAAGTGCGCACACATCTGGAGCAACTAGAATCGAGGGCGGATGAGTTCCTTCGCGCAGTCGACGATGAACATCAGGACATGGAGAGAGTTGTTTCGAACCTCAAGCCGCAAGTAAGGCAACCCCTTGCTGAACTTCAGAGTAACATCGAGAATACGCAAATGGCGGAGTACAGACCTACCGGAGATACCCCGGAGAAAGCTCAGTACAACTTTGCTGTTAAGCTACCGAGAACCGAGGCGCATGATAGGCTTATTCGGAGACTACGGGGAGTGAAGAGTCCCGTGAAGAGTCCCGTGAAGAGTCCCGTGAAGAGTCCCATGAAGAGTCCCATGAAACGGACACCGTTGCCTCTTGCACCGCTGACATCTCCTTTGGGATCTCGGCCGTCATCTCCGAGCAAAGGGTTAGTTTATCAAGATGAAGATGGGTTGGTGGAATCCCCAAACAAGCCATCTTCTACGTTCTCCGGATTGAAGGAGATTGATGTTAATATTTCTCGTCCGCCGATTAGCAGTGTGACGTCTGAAAGTGCCCTCGTAGCGGAATCGGATGTCGACGGCTCTTGCAAAGAGATACAGCCTCCTCCATCGAAGAGACGACTTTCGGCGACCCTTGCGGCGAAGGCGAATTTGATGGGAGATAGGAGGATGATTCCGAGAAAGGTGACGAGGAGAAATGCCACGACGATCGGGCCTGGCGCGGCACTGGAGGGGAGAGAGAATCTTTTGCCATCGGCTTTGGGAAGTGGATTATCGCCTGTGAGGAGGGTACGTAGTGGGCCTCAGGGATAG
- a CDS encoding uncharacterized protein (EggNog:ENOG410PSK5~BUSCO:12296at33183) — MSFAKQHAASQSSMPRPATTNSRPSAVSNEVSDEAVTSSPDQQQDHGQEQIHQEYEPSHSAQDATLTSFRPFFTLIEDANTSKFYHPTVHYVFSDDDTSLITEAALRSLDQQQRPPHPPSKGRSAQDPSGKGKKKAVAEEIELSSSASHLYTGKLPPPIPEAQEHIIILDVEPTASSTAILPSDPHSASHPADPAPTSSPSSGPSPIHIPQQQQHQQQQHQQHPFPLPSHYKITSARSLSPTWQVLSTHLTPTPTFDSSLIPAPITQTTSPDSAPFPVMLRVEGTAGSPGMVNNNNANAAAAAAAATTTESRHRSALQGNSSVATGQQTLDQMVELFEKRMGELRKVVEASGYGAPAQVEHEGRQNEE, encoded by the coding sequence ATGAGCTTTGCAAAGCAACATGCCGCCTCGCAATCGTCAATGCCCAGGCCAGCAACCACAAACAGCAGACCGTCGGCTGTCAGCAACGAGGTCTCAGACGAAGCCGTAACTAGTTCTCCAGACCAGCAACAAGACCATGGGCAGGAACAGATCCATCAGGAATATGAACCATCTCATTCAGCACAAGATGCTACTCTAACTTCGTTCCGGCCCTTTTTCACTTTGATCGAAGACGCAAACACCTCGAAATTCTACCATCCAACCGTGCACTACGTCTTTTCTGACGATGACACCAGTCTGATCACCGAAGCGGCGCTGCGGTCGCTAGATCAGCAGCAGCGGCCACCGCATCCGCCATCCAAAGGAAGATCAGCCCAGGATCCCTCGGGCAAGGGCAAGAAGAAAGCCGTTGCCGAAGAAATCGAGCTCTCCTCCTCCGCCTCCCACCTATACACCGGAAAGCTCCCACCGCCCATCCCAGAGGCGCAAGAGCACATTATAATCCTCGACGTCGAGCCAACAGCTTCCTCCACTGCCATCCTGCCCTCCGATCCTCACTCTGCCTCTCACCCCGCCGATCCCGCGCCGACGTCATCTCCCTCCTCCGGCCCCAGTCCCATCCACATcccgcagcagcagcagcatcaacaacaacagcaccaaCAGCACCCGTTCCCCCTGCCCTCCCACTACAAGATAACCTCCGcccgctctctctctcccacCTGGCAAGTCCTATCCACCCACCTCACCCCAACCCCAACCTTCGACTCCTCCCTCATTCCCGCTCCCATAACCCAAACAACATCTCCAGACTCCGCACCTTTCCCCGTCATGCTCAGGGTCGAAGGCACAGCTGGCTCACCAGGAATGGTGAACAATAATAATGCTAATGCTGCTGCCGCTGCCgctgccgccaccaccaccgaaTCGAGACACCGATCCGCATTGCAGGGTAATTCTTCCGTGGCTACCGGCCAACAGACCCTGGACCAGATGGTAGAGCTGTTTGAAAAGCGGATGGGGGAGCTGAGGAAGGTTGTCGAGGCGAGTGGATACGGTGCGCCGGCACAAGTAGAGCATGAGGGGAGACAAAACGAAGAGTAA
- a CDS encoding uncharacterized protein (EggNog:ENOG410PJ3C~COG:S) codes for MTTSPSTFPAQVIPGRGIGFLTLGASLHNILTRLKGHPQSYPTINLVYSSSNPVYEPILICLPENGLRLRFDGPDQRLRLIEVLDFTKISLSYENTDFPKLSKSDGVQQAGPKFRHINRLFGVTYPGEYIPPSANGTHGTCILSYPGVAFSFSVLHSSWTTKRDSLSLMASSAASPAQSMAVFLGDSWAAARSDLFTRQPIYPRLTALAGKNKEYLADEIELVTVHGGGRIELVRKASAPFWITLSETTPQDLIAELGPPDAIYRKSDRRIRIHGGRPSNSSPSLGTSPSPRHGPIDPVDFDHTPDTSAIEDSDEDSSSSSERNPSSVAGECFYNYFNHGFDVFISQPTASGPPFPGSSSTKPLSVGNPSQLTATKLILHGNIPGSYPFNRHRRSRWVLNINGDDSLNSETPYSVVSERLKKLWNGFYSNPSEEAAFQRGMVLNRGWGDSPGSSIELLGGWEESIGNRQGDQPALGDANALGNTEIYGFPGSLFEVLKNESVSCLTIY; via the exons ATGACGACATCTCCAAGTACCTTCCCCGCGCAGGTTATCCCAGGTCGTGGGATCGGCTTCTTAA CTCTCGGAGCGTCATTACATAACATCCTAACCCGCCTCAAAGGGCACCCGCAATCGTACCCGACTATTAATCTGGTCTACTCTTCCTCGAATCCTGTTTATGAGCCTATTCTGATATGTCTTCCCGAAAATGGCCTACGGCTGCGGTTCGATGGTCCAGATCAAAGGCTGCGGTTGATCGAGGTGTTGGATTTCACAAAGATCTCCCTCTCCTATGAGAACACGGACTTCCCTAAACTGAGCAAATCCGACGGGGTCCAACAGGCCGGGCCAAAATTCCGCCATATTAACCGGCTGTTTGGGGTAACATATCCTGGAGAGTACATCCCCCCCTCTGCAAACGGAACCCATGGAACTTGCATCCTATCGTATCCTGGGGTTGCGTTTTCGTTTTCCGTCTTACACTCATCCTGGACCACCAAACGTGACAGCCTTTCTTTGATGGCATCTTCAGCTGCATCCCCCGCACAGTCCATGGCGGTATTTCTCGGGGATTCGTGGGCAGCTGCCCGATCAGACCTGTTTACACGCCAGCCAATCTACCCTAGGTTGACTGCACTTGCTGGGAAGAATAAGGAATACCTTGCCGATGAGATTGAGCTTGTCACGGTTCATGGAGGAGGTAGAATTGAGCTTGTTCGGAAAGCTAGTGCACCTTTCTGGATTACCTTATCTGAGACCACGCCGCAAGATTTAATCGCAGAGTTGGGCCCACCCGATGCGATTTACCGAAAAAGCGACCGTCGGATTCGAATCCACGGTGGGAGGCCCTCGAACAGCTCTCCCAGTCTCGGTACCAGTCCTTCGCCCCGCCATGGCCCTATTGACCCCGTGGATTTTGACCATACGCCTGACACAAGTGCCATAGAGGATTCTGATGAAgactcttcatcatcttcggAGCGGAACCCCTCATCCGTGGCCGGTGAATGCTTTTATAACTATTTTAACCACGGATTTGACGTATTCATATCTCAACCAACCGCGTCTGGACCGCCGTTCCCGGGTTCTTCGAGTACAAAACCACTTTCGGTGGGAAACCCATCGCAACTCACCGCCACTAAACTAATTCTACATGGGAACATTCCTGGTTCCTACCCATTTAACCGGCATAGGCGGAGTCGCTGGGTGCTAAATATTAACGGTGACGATTCTCTGAATTCAGAAACACCCTATAGTGTAGTATCGGAGAGGCTTAAGAAACTCTGGAATGGCTTCTACTCGAATCCTTCAGAAGAGGCCGCCTTTCAGAGGGGCATGGTGCTTAATCGTGGCTGGGGCGACAGCCCCGGCAGCAGCATCGAACTCCTCGGGGGTTGGGAAGAGAGCATCGGGAATAGACAGGGGGATCAACCCGCTCTTGGCGATGCCAATGCGCTTGGTAACACGGAGATATATGGGTTTCCGGGGTCTCTTTTTGAAGTCTTGAAGAACGAATCTGTTAGCTGCTTGACGATTTACTAG
- a CDS encoding uncharacterized protein (EggNog:ENOG410PR6K~COG:S~BUSCO:8815at33183) yields the protein MSVGRKVFHCVVDDTALAASVGDIKKWTSQGAITLIVPLYTLERLRALRKAPSQTGANARESVRFLDRVTSGKHSIPASKVALQGPMEQFDTWEEAEKYLLPEFKEEVVDSCRASGPAAPAHATTVEPEQKHVGDNGPRIVGNIDDLNEMSQMLLSKLNFKKNVDTISALSAGTPSPPASPTTASSHPSPEYAARQPGGSQENENNPVGEDDESEPVFVNPIVPEDIKPLLNAILWRLHAHPDAATATSSCILVTHNRHTQSWAQKFGITVKTIPQLRTSIIYEEKEFKNHCKYLEKNSTTEPKPLLSYDDESDEDVLVFVPRGQAKTAAMGPSGRTSSSASPAIHRIANGNVNGGTRLKGNSASDPQVEVPSVPIDPDSFNRNFGVTKQQGIVNPNTTNSINRGPPGHLPRPGGPGRRGAPRGGMFRGTGRGRGKLWVP from the exons ATGTCCGTCGGTCGCAAGGTTTTTCATTGTGTGGTGGATGATACCGCCTTAGCCGCCAGTGTTGGCGATATCAAAAAATGGACTTCGCAGGGTGCCATCACCCTCATCGTACCTCTCTATA CTCTTGAACGTCTTCGCGCCCTTAGAAAGGCTCCATCCCAGACCGGTGCAAATGCCCGCGAATCGGTTCGTTTCCTCGATCGTGTCACTTCCGGTAAGCATAGTATTCCAGCATCCAAAGTTGCGCTCCAAGGGCCAATGGAACAGTTTGATACTTGGGAAGAAGCGGAGAAATACCTTTTGCCGGAGTTCAAGGAGGAGGTTGTCGACAGTTGTCGCGCCTCGGGCCCTGCTGCCCCAGCTCACGCGACTACCGTCGAACCAGAGCAGAAACATGTCGGGGACAATGGACCTAGAATTGTCGGGAATATCGACGATCTCAACGAGATGTCTCAGATGCTACTTAGCAAGCTGAATTTTAAGAAAAATGTAGATACTATATCTGCACTTTCTGCCGGAACTCCGAGCCCTCCTGCATCTCCAACGACCGCCAGTTCGCATCCAAGTCCGGAATATGCTGCTCGTCAGCCTGGAGGATCCCAAGAAAATGAAAACAATCCGGTCGGGGAAGACGACGAAAGCGAACCTGTATTCGTGAACCCGATTGTTCCGGAAGACATTAAACCTCTCTTGAATGCTATTCTTTGGAGACTCCATGCTCACCCAGACGCTGCTACTGCCACATCTAGTTGCATTCTCGTTACACATAACCGTCACACTCAGAGCTGGGCCCAGAAGTTTGGTATTACGGTCAAAACCATTCCGCAGCTCCGAACTTCTATAATCTATGAAGAAAAGGAATTCAAGAATCATTGCAAGTATCTGGAAAAGAACTCTACCACCGAACCGAAGCCCCTTCTCTCCTACGATGACGAAAGTGACGAAGATGTCCTTGTGTTTGTGCCACGTGGCCAGGCAAAGACTGCGGCTATGGGGCCTAGTGGGCGAACCAGCAGCAGTGCTTCACCTGCTATTCACCGAATTGCAAACGGCAATGTCAATGGGGGCACCAGACTCAAAGGCAATTCGGCTTCGGATCCGCAGGTCGAAGTTCCTTCTGTTCCAATCGATCCTGACTCCTTTAACCGCAATTTTGGAGTCACGAAGCAGCAAGGTATCGTCAATCCGAATACCACTAACAGCATTAATCGCGGGCCGCCTGGCCATCTTCCTCGACCTGGCGGTCCTGGTCGCCGTGGAGCTCCACGAGGTGGCATGTTCCGAGGCACCGGTCGAGGCCGCGGAAAGCTCTGGGTTCCTTGA
- a CDS encoding uncharacterized protein (EggNog:ENOG410Q0B0): protein MSCYGNKASFLQCSKALDSDDEIVNTSEKQQALFRRPYTPLPSRPVSSATSASIPDALRRSVFKKRPLSMSDSRFSLRFNSAEISRIFDFGRNTRNRAASIGGSGYGLLQQSSSNQAANNSSEIFRDDACYADGSAKPIMSFRGGTTWRHLDTEREQLSLDLFWSTRKENPFRPDIMPVEELAPLSNFRSLRSLKLTGMLRSYQRHIWQTVWLNPGLEDLYLEMALEPCIRHTFCGSWPKIRGKWFPRTAVTVRGLYYGKDGRGELKRRVGFGEYLDKHAIGNARETAAALGAVPDKLSVVKLTLMGFVVDSDPFFLWFNPHRLRSIDFKDHCVDAGFALPVRMSEHVIVSWPRDDNIPEAMWARQVRPGEIKLIDLGSRKTKATKNSDNKGGNKGKDTAPADDPCEGAAPKPTHNSSTLRKKSFNQLNDAETSSSTAPSTTRRVGALLNIGGRRFTRKKK from the exons ATGTCTTGCTATGGAAACAAGGCATCTTTTCTCCAGTGCTCCAAGGCACTGGACAGTGATGACGAGATAGTGAACACCTCTGAGAAACAGCAGG CGCTATTCAGGAGACCGTATACTCCTCTTCCTAGTCGACCAGTCTCGTCAGCAACTTCTGCCTCGATTCCAGACGCGTTACGTCGGAGCGTTTTCAAGAAACGTCCCCTCAGTATGAGTGATAGCCGTTTCTCTCTGCGCTTCAATAGTGCGGAGATCAGTCGCATCTTCGACTTTGGGCGAAACACACGCAATCGCGCCGCGTCTATTGGTGGTAGTGGATATGGCCTGTTGCAGCAGTCTTCGAGCAATCAAGCAGCAAACAACAGCAGCGAAATATTCCGAGATGACGCGTGCTACGCTGATGGATCAGCTAAACCGATCATGTCTTTCCGTGGAGGCACTACATGGCGCCATTTGGACACGGAGCGTGAGCAGCTTAGCCTCGATTTATTCTGGTCCACTAGAAAGGAGAATCCGTTTCGTCCTGACATCATGCCGGTGGAAGAGCTCGCACCACTTTCTAACTTTCGCTCCCTGCGCAGCCTCAAGTTGACTGGCATGCTCCGGTCATATCAACGCCACATCTGGCAGACCGTTTGGCTCAATCCAGGTTTGGAGGACTTGTACTTAGAGATGGCACTTGAGCCGTGCATCCGGCACACGTTCTGCGGAAGCTGGCCAAAGATTAGAGGGAAATGGTTTCCACGAACTGCGGTTACAGTTCGTGGCCTTTACTA TGGCAAGGATGGTCGAGGTGAATTGAAGAGACGCGTGGGGTTTGGAGAATACCTCGACAAGCATGCAATTGGAAACGCAAGGGAAACCGCCGCAGCTCTGGGTGCCGTTCCTGACAAGCTGTCGGTGGTCAAACTGACGCTGATGGGCTTTGTGGTCGACTCTGACCCGTTCTTCCTTTGGTTCAACCCACACCGCCTTCGCAGCATCGATTTCAAGGACCACTGCGTTGACGCCGGGTTCGCTCTTCCTGTCCGGATGAGCGAACACGTCATCGTTTCCTGGCCTCGAGACGACAACATCCCAGAAGCAATGTGGGCAAGACAAGTCCGGCCTGGGGAAATTAAGCTCATCGACTTGGGCTCAAGAAAGACAAAAGCGACTAAGAACAGTGACAACAAAGGAGGGAACAAGGGCAAGGATACGGCCCCTGCAGACGACCCATGCGAGGGGGCTGCACCGAAACCAACCCACAACTCCAGCAcgctgagaaagaagagttTCAACCAGCTCAACGACGCGGAGACATCTTCTTCTACCGCTCCATCGACTACCCGCCGGGTGGGCGCGCTGCTGAATATTGGAGGTCGTCGCTTTACCCGGAAGAAGAAATAA